The sequence GGTCCATGCGGCGTCGTCCAAGATGAAGAGCCTGCGGTCGGCCAAGATGTCGGCGGCGCGTGCCAGCAGCGTCGTGATGGTGAAGTTCGTGATATCGGTTCCTGTGAGTTCAGCGGCGTGGCGAATGATCGCGTCTTGGTCGGGCGTCAGCCTCGCGGTGAGGCGACTGGTCTTTCGCTCCCCGGATGTCCACTTACCGTCTGCCGAGACGCGGATTGTCTTATTGGAACAGTCGCGCGGTGCGATGTGCCTCCCAGTTTGGGCACTGCTCGCAACTGGCTTCCCGGCAGGCCTGCCGCGGTCCGGGTCGGTCTTCCCACGTTGCTCAGCCATACGGCCGATTGTGCGCCCAATGGGCGTACAAATCAATGTGCTCGGGCTCGGCCACGCCATCCAGACCCGGGGGAGCATCTATCACTCCAGCGCCCTGACGGTC is a genomic window of Mycolicibacter heraklionensis containing:
- a CDS encoding DUF1778 domain-containing protein yields the protein MAEQRGKTDPDRGRPAGKPVASSAQTGRHIAPRDCSNKTIRVSADGKWTSGERKTSRLTARLTPDQDAIIRHAAELTGTDITNFTITTLLARAADILADRRLFILDDAAWTEFNAMLDAPASPKPRLEKLFSEPSVFDTTPER